The genomic DNA ACCCCACGAGGCGATGCCGCCACCGCCGTGGAACTAGATCGAAGCTCGCATCTTCTAACCGCATCGATGGCGCGTTTGAGAGAGACAAGTGTAGGGCTAGGGAGGTCAAATGAAagcgaagaagatgaaattgaGAGTGCTGCAGAAAGCTTCGAGGAAGATAAAAGAGAagacagagaagagaagaagaatttgaaagagaagagagaagcagagagaggaGGAAACGAGAGAAGCTTCTCGGCGGCGGAGATCACGACGGCTAGGTACTGCTCCGTGTCGGGTTTGACTAGTAACGGATTAAGATCTATCAGAAGCacgaaacgctgcgttttggcgTATAACAAATCTCCAGCCATTGAAATGTAAACAAACAgagtaggaaaaaaaacaaaaaaaaagaattcgaTTTTGGggttgaagaagagataacATGAGGGGAGTGACTAGTGAGAGCGACGAGGGTTATGTTTTGGCGGGAAACAAAATATTGCTACGAGATTTATTGGGCTTTAATCTAAAAGCCCATTTACAATTGAAACTGAAAAGGCCCAAGTTGATGACGTGGCGAAATTGAAGATAGAACCAGATGACGAACAGCAACTTCATCTGCGtcagattctcttcttctcgatCGATTTCGCCAGAATTTTCCCGGGAAAATCAGAAATTTTCTCGgagaaaatttgtttgttatcatGAACTGTGTCTCTACTTCGTTCAACTTGATTCCTTTTCCAATTACACAATCATTAATCGCTCCGAAATTTCTTCACATTTCGAGCTCGAAAGCTTCAGTTTCTCCCAGATGTCGTAGTTTCGGTTCTTTTTCTAATTCAGTTCGGAGGAAACCGCTAACTCTAGTTTATTCGAAATCTTCAGACGCGGAGGAGGTATCGGAAACGGAGGACGAATGGCTGAAGAAGCTACCGGAGAAGAACAAGCCACTGTATTCGCATAGCTTACCTTGCATAGAGGCGTGGCTgaggaaattagggttttaccAAAGCAAAGACGATAGAGCTGTTTGGTTGATTCAGAAACCTGATTGGCACGCTCAGTTATCTCTTGACGTCACCGATCTCTGCATAaggtatattatataataaatactgAAATTGCAATTTTGGTCCTAAGTTGGATTCTTGTATTCGAATTTTTGTTAAAGTTCGATCCTTTTATAGTCTGGGAAGGTCTAGAGTTTGAGATGCTGTtgttaaaataccaaaaatgtGTATGTTCGTTCTTCAGTAGTATCTTGCAAATCTTTAGTATCCACAGGTTCCTCTATGAATGATTCTTAGCTAGTTTAAGTGTTTGTGAATGTGTTAGGTATTGATTCTGAACAATGTTGTGAAGAAGAGTTTGTTTTAGCCTGGATAAAAGTATATGTgtattgaagatgatgatagtgAATCCTAGTTCAGTATTTGTAGTGCGGAAATCGATTGTGATGAGGTGCTATCTAAACTTGATCTTAAGACAGATCTAGATGTTCTGTAGAAGGAGTTTGAAAATTAAGAAGCTAAATTTATGTCTCTGCATCTCTCTATCCAACAGACCAAACAAGTCGATGTATTGACATGTTCTCTTATCATTTCCCTTAGGAGTTTCTGTGTGTAATCTGCCTGACTAACTATTGATTGCTGCTTGTAATGTAGGTACTTGAAAAGCGGGCCGGGAAATCTAGAGAGAGACATGGAAAGAAGGTTTAGCTATGCGTTGAGTAGAGAAGATACAGAGAATGCCATACTTGGAGGACCTTAAAAGAATAAAGAGTTTGTTGAGTCTCTTTGTTCTTAAACTTTGTTTATGCTGCTATTTATGTAGTTTTCCATTATATTCGTATGCTGCATTTGCTTGTTTGATccaataacaatttttttttatatcatgaTGATTCTTTAGAAGGAGGTACTATTCCATAAACTTTAAGAACCAATACGTAGATAATCTTTACTTATtgaaatatattgtaaaaaaattatctatccATACGTTCCTACGAAATACACAGATATGTAGTTGCAACTGGACAGTTTCAATCAGTACTTATATTATCTGAAAACAAACGAAATAGAAACTGGAGTGTACATGGAATAGAAACAGAAATGATTGTAAGAAAATGAATTTAGCCTAATAAATTTGCAGTTTGTTATTGTACTAGTCCACCGTAAGACCTTAACCTGGTTAGGCTACGGCTATCTTAACTAGTGTTGTTTAGAGTCAAACCAAACTCAAGTTTAACAAGTGGGGTGGGGGTCGAATGAGAATTATTTGTTTCACATCTTCGGTTTCAAaacttaaacaagaaaacactaCATTTACACAAGTCAACTCCAGttaatgttattaaaaattaatacataaaaCTTAAGACATGAGTTACATGTTGAAATACAATTTAAATCTGATGTTACTCTtctatttatcaaataaaatcttgttTCATAGTCCTATAAATTCAAAGTTTCTTGCAAAATCCAAAACCATCCCAAGCatccaaatcaaaaacaaaaccaaaaataaataaaaggaaaggTAGAAAAAAGGATTAACAAGAAAGATGGCAAGCAAAACTGTTCTCTCAATCTTTTTGATTGTTTCCCTTTGTGCTGCCACTTTTGTCACTCAAGGAGTAGCTCAAATGCTTCCAGGACTTTTCGCACCCGGCTCACCCAGCTCACCTATTGATCTTGTAAAATGTTGGTCGTCTCTCTTCAGTGTTGAAGGATGTGTGCTCGAAATCGCCAAATCAATTTTCTCTGGAAAATTCAAAAATGTTGAAGCCGCATGTTGCAAGGCGTTTTCGACCTTGGATGCTAACTGTTGGCCTCATATGTTTCCACTGAACCCGTTCTTCCCTCCTCTCCTCAAGGATAATTGTACTCGCATTGTTCCCAACTCCCCTACACACAACTAAGAGCAAGAATGATCGATGGTCTACACTTTTGAATTAGTCGTCGTTAGCTCTAAAGTCTAATAAGATTTAATGTTAATTTCTGTTAGCAAGGTCAAAATGTGAACGTGTATCTTAGAAGAGCTCTCTATAGGTTTTCTCAATAAAGTAACATTTTAGCcaaatcaattcaaaaaaattcttatgTATCACTCTTGTTAATCTGTCTTGGCCACAACTCACAAATATATGAGCAGTGATGAAAATGGTTTATAAAAAGTCTAATCTCAATATTCAATAACCAGATAAAGAGATGTTGTTGCTAGATTCctccatatttttaaaaagatggtACAACtcacattttttaaatacattttgggttctaccatTTTAATCAttgttatttgaaaatttatttacaatctTAGTCCTTAGaaaattgccaaaaaaacaaaaacttaaatatagTAAATCGACCAAAATATgattatttagattttaattaaatatatatttatcaattatCAGTACCAAAAAAATCTTTCCTAATGTTATATATACGCTCATTTTACTTACAATCCACTTAattcaattataattatatttatcataaaataataatctagagaatagacatattttaaattagtattcAAATTAACCCTtaaattcacaaaaatataacacatttatattttattttttaaaaaaaaacttttcaaaaactataaaacataaaccataCATTCAAATTAACCCttaaaattcccaaaaatataacacatttctattttatttttacttttttgaacaaaacacatttctattttgtttttaatttttttttttaactaataaaagataaaccataaattaaaaaatataatgtccCATACCGccgattaaaatctagtttgcTAAAAAATTTGCAGTTGTTATTGTACCAATCCACCATATACTAGGCCTTAACCACGGTTTGGGTATAAGTGGTGGgtgaaatgaaaattattagcTTCACATCTTCTGTTTCAAaacttaaacaaacaaacactacATTTACACAAGTCAACTCAAATTAATGTAACAAAGTTTAATACATCAAACTTAAACATGAGTTACATAttgaaaccaaatttacaaCTGATATGTTACTCTTCGGTTTATGAAATAGAATCTTGTTTCCTGATCCTATAAATTCTGATTTTCTTGTATCCCAAGCATCTAAgtctaaaacaaaaccaaaaagaaagaaacggaAAGGTAGAAAAAAGGATTAACAAGAAAGATGGCAAGCAAAATTGTTGTCTCAATCTTCTTAATTGTTTCCCTATGTGCTGCCACTTTTGCCACTCAAGGAGTAGCTCAAATGCTTCCAGGACTGTTCACACCCGGCTCACCTATTGATCTTGTAAAATGTTGGTCGTCTCTCTTCAGTGTTGAAGGATGTGTACTCGAGATCGCCAAATCAGTTTTCTCCGGAAAATTCGAAAATGTCGAAACCGCATGTTGCAAAGCGTTTTCAACCTTAGATGCCAACTGTTGGCCCCATATGTTTCCGTTGAACCCGTTCTTCCCTCCTCTCCTCAAAGATAACTGCGCTCGCATTGTCCCCAACTCCCCTCCACACAACTAAGAGCAAGAATGATCGATGGTTTACTCTACACTTTAAATTCGTCATTAGCTTCAATTAAAGTCtaataatatttaatgttaatttcTGTTAGCAAAATCAAAATGTGAACGCTCATCTTAGGTGAGCTCTCTATAGGTTttcacaataaaataaaattttagcaaTTTCAATTCAAAAGTTTCCTTATTTATCACTTTTGTCAATGTGTCTTCTTGGTCACACAACTCACAAATATATCAGTAGAGTAGTGTGATGAAAATGGTTTATAAAGTCTTTATCTCAAAATTCAATAACCTATCTAAACCATCTCCTATGGATCCCAAacattggttatttccggtttaATATGTTCCGGTCTGTACCGAAATAGTAAGCGAGCGTTTTAACGTTATCCAAAACGAAGCAGAGTAACGAAGAAGGAAGCTTTTGCTAGAGAGTCATGGCGATGCTCTTTCGACCTCCTTCTACACAATGTAGAAGCTTCTCTCCTTCTGTTTTCAACCACATCTCCGGAGAAATTTCACCGTCGTCTCGTCTCTCCTTAAAAACCTCCGGCGTCGAAAACTGGGTTTCACGTTTCCGATCAAAATCTCTGAGTTTGGTGTTCTCTGGAGCTCTCGCTCTAAGTTTATCTCTATCGGGTACATTTCTTTGTCCCCTTCTCACCAAGATCATTGCTTTTTGACTCGGGGATTGAACAACAAGTTCTTTGATTTCAATAACAATGTCGATGTGTTGCCTAAAAcagtctttaaaaaaaaatcacaaagttAGGATCTTTTTGTACTCATCCTCAATCTCAAGCTTGAGACtttatgaagtatgaacaatgCAGACGAAATTATCCAGATTCCAATTGTCAATAACTTTGAATCTCTTTTTGCAGGCGTTGGATATGCAGAGGCAAAAGCTGGTGTTAACAAACCAGAATTGCTTCCTAAAGAGTTCACTTCTGTTATAGATGTTGCTGATTTCCTCTCTAATGGACAAGTATGACTCTATCAGCATCCATTTTTTAGGATTTGATTTAAGcactttgttcttgtttatgtcaTGTGGATCTAATGGCTTATTCTGTTGCTCTTTGAGAGTTACAGGAGAAAAGGATTGCTAAAGAAATAGCTGATCTTGAGAAAGATACAGGATTTAAGTTGAGAGTATTGGCTCAGAACTATCCTGTTACACCTGGTATGATGATATATGTTTCGAAAGCAACATATGTACTTTCTTGATCTCTATATAGGTTTTTTACTTGATGACATTGCTGTTTTATTGTAACAGGGCTAGCAATCAAAGATTTCTGGCAGGTGGATGATAGCACAATTGTGTTTGTTGCTGACCCGACTTTTGGTAACTAACATCTCAGACTTCATTGTTAAGTTCTTGAAGTATATCCAAATGGGAAACTGATCTTGACAACCGGATTTGGAACAGGGAACATATTGAATTTCAATGTTGGTGCTACGGTTGATTTAGACGTACCACGTAGTTTCTGGAGTCGATTGGCTGGGAAATACGGCAACATGTTTTACTGGAAAGAGAAGGCAAGAACTATCTCTCGAATTCAAATCGATGATTGTTACttctttctttacttctttctttgtttttgcttatgTATAAACTGTTTACGTTTATGTCTTGAAACCAGGGAGAAGATGCATCCATTGAAGCTGCAGTGATGGCGATATCAAGTTGCTTACGAGAACCAGTTGGTGCAAATAACTGTGCAGAGATCAAATGAAGTATATGACCCCGTAAAAGTGTATCTGTTATTAACATTGTATAGAATTGGCATCAAAGAGATACAGATATTGTAAGAATGAATCCACATCTTGTAACCGCTCTTTATTTCTCAGCTTCACCTCCTTAAACGACCATTGTTTCCTTATGATCTTCTGAGACTGAATATGATAGCGGAAGTGGTGTGAGCTAAGAATCTGcattgtggtttttttttttgtttctctagcTGTTGTTTAAAGTTAAAGAGTAAGGAAGATTGAAGTTGATACTTGATGATAATAAACCCATTTTCATTATGTTTCTCCTATAATGTAGTTGTATAACTAGGAAACATAATGAAAATGGGTTTATCATCTTATCTTAAGTCATcgtaaaattttatatcaaaatccAATGACCATACTATTTTGATGATTACGTCTAACTCCATCTCCATGTATGGAGAACAAGGTTCACTTGAATTGACTTCCCATAAATTGCCACGAGTAAAATGTCCTCCAATAGGAGATGAACACAAACGTTTTTAGAGGCCACAGAACGTCCAAACTATATTATACGCCTTCTGGTTCATCATTCATGTAAAGGGAAAGGAAAAGATAACACATAACTTCagatttatttaaacaaaactataaattctgtgtttctttcttgtcatATGAGTACAAAAAATTCCCAAATCAGACTGGTATGATTATTATATCACGTACGTATCAAAGCTAAACTCTCtacaaatctctctttcttttctcggTAGGAAGAGAATGCAAGCAAAGTTGAAGTTCTATTGATTCTTCTTAGTAGTGGGAGTGAATGATGGAGAGCTCTGAGTGAACGATGGAGAGCTCTGAATCTTATCATCTCTAGACGTTTTGATTATAAACAGAAGTGTTTCCACAAGCATCGCCAAAACTAGTCCAAGAATCCCACCAGCAGCActctgaaaagaaagaaaacagaacaccaatgatttaaaaaaaaaaaagattcgcTATAACCGCAACGAGTTTCCTGAAAATTTGACAAGATGAGAGCAGAGAAGCAGAAAACAATACCAGAGCAGGGTTGCGGTTGAATAAAGCTCTGAAAGAAGCGTATCCAACCAAATATCCAGTGAACATGGTAAGACCCACATGTAAACCTATTAAGAAGGAAAATCAAATCCTATgtataacaagaaaaaaggtAATCCGGGAATCGAAATGCTTACCGAAACCGAGCTGGTCTTTGTAAGAGGAGAAAGGCTCTTCGACTTGTTTCTTGGGTGTAATATCTTTAACAAGCTCAGCATACTCCTTCCTCTCTGCTATTTCTCTGAGCTTTACCAATCTCAGTTTCAGTTCTTCACTctaccaatagaaaaaaaatcagatcaaatTAAACACAAACTCGCAAAGAAATGGCGAGACATGAAGATGGTTCTAAACAAGCAAACACGAAGCATTCTTTTTTCGCTTCTCTGCTCGACTACTCCAACTAACCAAACAAGATTTTGCATATTTGTATCTGAATCTGAATCAATCAAAACtacaaacacacaaatttgTGCTGAATTGTTAGAACATGATCAGTATCATCTACATAATCTCCTTCATAACAGAAACAGAATCTAACCAGGTCAAAATTCCTCCGCATTCTAGATTGAATACGAATTCGAAAATCCCAGAACAGATGGTGAAACTGAAAGAAGGATTTGATGTAAAATTGGAGGTTCGTGTGTAACCTTCTCTCTAGGTTTGGGACTGTTGAAGACGAAACCGGAGCCGGAGAAAAGTCCCAACAAATCCGGTCTGGTCGACGGATCGGATCCGGTCCATATAGCGCGGAGCAATTTGTACTGAACGGTGTTCTTCGACCGAAGATCGGAAGCGATTCCTCTGAGTTCTTCGGAGAGACGAAGATCACCGGAGGCGATGGCGAGAAACGACCGCATCGGTTCAGTCGCGGAGATAACCAATCCAGAGCCATTCTTCGGGTCGGGTTGATCCATCTTTGATCGGGTCCACacactttgaagtttgaacaacaacaacgctatgttttaacttttaacNaaaaaaaaaaaaaaaaaaaaaaacaacgcaATGTAAACGACGTCCCAAAAAGTTTATTAGCACTAGGTcccttatcttttaaaattatcgAAGCATGTCCTATATTTGATTACATTACATAACAGTAACACTCCCCAAATTTTAAACCTGCTTCACGATCGatgaatataagttttttaaggtattaataattaactaggtaacaacccgcactatgtgcggaataaatcgatttaaagaaaattattataagtaaaattattattctaaaaccaatatttgtttgtgtcaaacataatatgtaactaaagttttttatttattattcaaagCTGTGTTTTTacgtttaaaaaatatgtttcacccgtgaaatctttaaatgtggaagataaaatattgataaaatgttactatttattgcaacatgttttttgtgtggtttaaaaatcaaattcatatcttttatgtttattttttgtaatcataacaattttgcatgtttcttatgtaaccataacaacatatactaaattactggtagtttaattaattaattttattatatgttagtaacaatcggattctaaactaaattttctgaatataatctaatttattgatttaatatttgtgattaggctatttaaatattttgagttagtcggtttattaatattttctataaaaaacggattattaccaaaaaatacattatgaaaaaattaatgaaatttcaaaatcaacgtattcgtgtaagaatacatttcatcCGTGAATTATGTGAatgtggtaaagaaaatatttataaaatgttacaatttatgaaaatatatatttttgtgtgctttataaatcaaatttttatattaatggTTAATCGaataactataacaatttttcataatctaataatcactcattttaaatatattatgatttttttaggtactaagtttatttataatgataaaggttattttctcattcttttttaatagcacattgattaatgtacaattaaaacatatattcctatttggttatcaatatttccattttttaataaataatcacactgagattaattagtttacataattagatatttataaataatcacacacatcatgatatcccctaatttgttgtcatttttatatttatttatgaatatatataaatctatatttattgggaatgaAGTTTcctttaatgagttggagataattcaggagtaatatatttcttttttataatcaattataataactattaaaagcttgtaatttaaattatgatggtaataatattaacataaaaataacatttttatatgattttgttaataagttatatgtttaataagttatatgttctttatttttattaactttatatgtttttaatagcatttttagaatattctacttatatttattttaataaatcaataatttatattaattttttaaaatcaataaaactttgacttgtatatttgtaagtaaattttagtgaaattttgccataaaatagtatgtaattatttaattagttttaatatgtgatatttaaatttgtgtgagaaatgatgacataacaaattattattgagctaattgttttttttttttgaaaatacaatggtatgttaatgtaattaagcaGAAAATTTAAGGCTATTTTGCTAAAAGTGCACCAAGCTCTTTGGCGGCGACACATTAGCTTTCTCAAGAGTATGTTTCTCTATTAACAAATTTCTAAAGCTATacagtaaaataaatatattttgttgacgtacagtaaaaatatataaaataaagaactgTTAGTCCGACGTGGTTATAATTGCTACGTGGCGTTACCCTAGCACGTGTGAATTACTCGAATCACGGATAACTGTGGGGGTATTATTGTAAATATAGCAATGTGGTTTTCAGTAAACAGTAGTTCCATTCCATTGGGCTAGGCTGTATCTCTTATATCTATCTTTTTTAGTTTCGTCTTCTCCAATAATGGATCACACCATTTCTGTTATATTCCGGAAACCCTAGAAAGAGACCATTGAAACAGATCAGATTCGGGACGAGAAAGGGGAAAGAGATATatcagagaaagaagaatcatctcctctctctctctctgatcagCATTTcccaaaatgaaataaaacctaaacgatctctgtttttttttttttttgaatctccattgattttgtatttatatacaaaaaaaaaggaaaaggatgaTTACGAATCCGAGTTTATTGTCATACACTTGCATTGCGAAAGGAACCATAGTCCTCGCCGAGTTCATCTCAAAAGAAGAGCCAGGAATCGAAGCCGTAGCATTACGATGCATCGAGAACACGCCTCCGCATCATTCGATGTTCTCACACACTGTTCGCAAGAAGACGTACACGTTCGCGATCGACGACGATTCCTTTGTTTATTTCGCGATTCTCGACGAAACTATGGAGAAATCCGAATCATTCTGGGTTTTGAATCGTTTGAGATCGGTTATGGAGGATCTGATTAGACTCGGTGGATCCGATGCGGAGACGGTTGTTAATAACCCGGTTTCGCTTTGTCTTCAATCGAAGCTGGATCCAGTATTCGCGGAGATCGTTGGTGGTGGATTTGGTTGTGTTGATGTTGATTTGGAATTGGATATGGATTTGGTTGGATCGCCGAGGAGCGTAGCGAGAGAGAGTCGTAATCCGAGTATTGATTCGTCTAAAGGGAGAAGAGCTGCTTTGATGCCGCTTTTGGGGAAACCGTTGAAggcgttgaagaagaagaagaggttgttGCATAATCATAACGAAGCGAAAGGAGGGGAAGATGATTCTTGCGGTTCGATGGAGGAGATATCTGAGAAGAAGGTTGATTTATGTGGGAATGGTAACAATGGAGTCTTACGCAAGGAAGTGAGAAATGGTTTGTTTAGTGATCATCATCATAGACAAAAGGCTAAACAGATTTGGAAGAAACATGTTTGGGTTGTGTTGATGTTTGATTTCTGCATCTGTGCTATATTGTTTGGAATCTGGCTTTGGATTTGTGAAGGGTTTCAATGCATTCAAGGGTAACAAAAAAGTATCATCAGTTTCCTCACTTGTGTACATCTCCAAATTCATATTATTGTTTCAATCTTCATTgacatattcttctttttttctttctgagtattcgttttttttttggatcgaAGAATCtgatcccttttttttttgtccacgTTCTTGtttttctatcttctttattttttttaagtcacaaaaagtgttgtttcCAGGAAGAAACTAGGGTATAGGTTGAATCCTGGTTTACATTTGTTAGTGTGATATGTTCATTGTACTTTGGAAGTTTAATCATTCACAAGCAAAATGTGTGTGTTACTGTTTTGTgttatctcttcttttctttttttttcctcgttTCACTTTTGCTGTTTGATTCCATAAATGGTGCTTGTGATTGAACGTGGGTCACACAATAATGGAGGACTAAAAAAAAGATGGGTCTCACTCAGATCCAGTCACACGttaatattttactaaatttgtatatatacagtGCATCTATAAACGGcgtatttaataataatattccaAGAAAGAAAATACGAAAATGAAAGTAGTTAAATCTTATGCTGTAAATCTGTAACAGAGTAGGCTTAAGAGTATAAAGATGACTACATTACAGACATCAAAAGTGAAAGAAGAGGTTTTtgtgaaataagaaacaaaagagggGAGGAAGTGTTAAATATGTGTGTGAGCCACAGGCTCGATCTCTCAGCCGCAAGGTGTGAGTTTCTTGTTACCTGCACCACGAGGATTATCGTCCTTCCAATCATCGAAAGCTCTAGCTTTCATCactgcttcttcgtcttcatcatcctcttcctcgtcctcttcctttcttctcaGAGGTTTATCGTTGTACCATGAGGTGGTTGCTTCTTCGATGGCTTTTTTCGTTTGCTCTTGCCAATCATTCATTATATTCATCTCTGTTAAACCAGCATCCTCTATGCACATTGTTGGCATCCTATAAACTCAAGGttaatcatcatttttttaaatctcacaAAGGAATTATAAtttgtgatgactgatgagtatAGTTTTGTGTTTACCTGTGACTTGGTTGGAAAACCTGAGCTATCATCCTCTCTCTGTTGGTAGAAAGCGGTCCACCCACGATGCTTGCTGGACCAAATATAAGAGGTTGGTGTTTGTGTTCGTGACCTTGTGACACTGAAGCTCTTCCTTCTAATACATCTTGCGCAAATGTGGCACAAGTGATTGGTTGTGCAGGATTAGAGTACTGTACTCTGGCAGCAGCGTCTCTGTGCCATGTCTCAGCTTTCTTTGTACG from Camelina sativa cultivar DH55 chromosome 2, Cs, whole genome shotgun sequence includes the following:
- the LOC104728092 gene encoding uncharacterized protein LOC104728092, encoding MDQPDPKNGSGLVISATEPMRSFLAIASGDLRLSEELRGIASDLRSKNTVQYKLLRAIWTGSDPSTRPDLLGLFSGSGFVFNSPKPREKSEELKLRLVKLREIAERKEYAELVKDITPKKQVEEPFSSYKDQLGFGLHVGLTMFTGYLVGYASFRALFNRNPALSAAGGILGLVLAMLVETLLFIIKTSRDDKIQSSPSFTQSSPSFTPTTKKNQ
- the LOC104728100 gene encoding phytolongin Phyl2.2, giving the protein MITNPSLLSYTCIAKGTIVLAEFISKEEPGIEAVALRCIENTPPHHSMFSHTVRKKTYTFAIDDDSFVYFAILDETMEKSESFWVLNRLRSVMEDLIRLGGSDAETVVNNPVSLCLQSKLDPVFAEIVGGGFGCVDVDLELDMDLVGSPRSVARESRNPSIDSSKGRRAALMPLLGKPLKALKKKKRLLHNHNEAKGGEDDSCGSMEEISEKKVDLCGNGNNGVLRKEVRNGLFSDHHHRQKAKQIWKKHVWVVLMFDFCICAILFGIWLWICEGFQCIQG
- the LOC104728073 gene encoding uncharacterized protein LOC104728073, whose protein sequence is MASKTVLSIFLIVSLCAATFVTQGVAQMLPGLFAPGSPSSPIDLVKCWSSLFSVEGCVLEIAKSIFSGKFKNVEAACCKAFSTLDANCWPHMFPLNPFFPPLLKDNCTRIVPNSPTHN
- the LOC104728079 gene encoding uncharacterized protein LOC104728079, with protein sequence MASKIVVSIFLIVSLCAATFATQGVAQMLPGLFTPGSPIDLVKCWSSLFSVEGCVLEIAKSVFSGKFENVETACCKAFSTLDANCWPHMFPLNPFFPPLLKDNCARIVPNSPPHN
- the LOC104728087 gene encoding thylakoid lumenal 15.0 kDa protein 2, chloroplastic: MAMLFRPPSTQCRSFSPSVFNHISGEISPSSRLSLKTSGVENWVSRFRSKSLSLVFSGALALSLSLSGVGYAEAKAGVNKPELLPKEFTSVIDVADFLSNGQEKRIAKEIADLEKDTGFKLRVLAQNYPVTPGLAIKDFWQVDDSTIVFVADPTFGNILNFNVGATVDLDVPRSFWSRLAGKYGNMFYWKEKGEDASIEAAVMAISSCLREPVGANNCAEIK
- the LOC104728069 gene encoding uncharacterized protein LOC104728069; translated protein: MNCVSTSFNLIPFPITQSLIAPKFLHISSSKASVSPRCRSFGSFSNSVRRKPLTLVYSKSSDAEEVSETEDEWLKKLPEKNKPLYSHSLPCIEAWLRKLGFYQSKDDRAVWLIQKPDWHAQLSLDVTDLCIRYLKSGPGNLERDMERRFSYALSREDTENAILGGP